Proteins encoded within one genomic window of Vanrija pseudolonga chromosome 3, complete sequence:
- the FFUJ_12242_2 gene encoding Fujikurins efflux protein encodes MFPHSESTVTLASNLQNGMLLVGVGLCGPLFAAMSPKLVLPVQLFGLVCGTLAFILTAFVTSAWQLVITLGILYPLSSLLFFPCIPILYDWFVERRGLASGIMFGGAAVGGTIFPLMTAKLLDAVKYKPTLYTIAAMFGSCNGVAMIFLRRRVPIAPVAPGRRVRPPINFAFLKRRGFWEMVTFVAITSLGSFIPSVWLPTFADAVGPTHPGGTGLVAIMYASSSFGNPMVGFLADRFPVGFVVTGMCTAAALAAWLLWGLGTNSALLVLFSMVWGMLALPLAATWSQMISYVARDDPALPMLLFSICAFVRGSINFASGPISTALLKSGVLRGAAGAYGTTNYGALLLFTGAVTFVGGLAAAFFPRR; translated from the exons ATGTTCCCCCACAGCGAGAGCACCGTCACCTTGGCGAGCAATTTACAAAATGGCATGCTGCTTGTCGGCGTGGGATTGTGCGGGCC TCTCTTCGCTGCCATGTCCCCCAAGCTCGTCTTGCCGGTGCAGCTTTTCGGCCTGGTATGCGGTACGCTCGCCTTCATCCTCACGGCGTTTGTGACGAGC gccTGGCAACTCGTCATTACCCTCGGCATTCTGTACCCGCTCTCATCTC TGCTCTTCTTCCCCTGCATCCCGATCCTGTACGACTGGttcgtcgagcgccgtggCCTCGCGTCCGGCATCATGTTTGGTGGCGCAGCTGTCGGCGGCACAATCTTCCCACTCATGACGGCCAAGCTGCTGGACGCGGTCAAGTACAAGCCGACGCTGTACACCATCGCGGCCATGTTCGGCTCGTGCAACGGCGTTGCGATGATCTTCTtgcggcgccgagtgcccatcgcgcccgtcgcgccgggaCGCCGCGTCCGCCCGCCCATCAACTTTGCCTTCCTCAAGCGCCGTGGATTCTGGGAGATGGTCACCTTTGTTGCTATCACGTCATTGGGCAGCTTTATCCCCTCCGTCTGGCTCCCAA CCTTCGCGGACGCCGTTGGACCCACGCACCCAGGCGGCACAGGCCTCGTTGCCATCATGTACGCCTCGTCTTCGTTCGGCAACCCCATGGTCGGCTTCCTGGCTGATCGCTTCCCCGTCGGGTTCGTCGTCACCGGCATGTgcacggcagcggcgctggcggcctgGCTGCTCTGGGGCCTAGGCACAAACAGCGCACTTCTGGTCCTGTTCTCCATGGTATGGGGCATGCTTGCCCTGCCTCTAGCCGCGACCTGGAGCCAGATGATCAGCTACGTTGCGA GGGATGACCCCGCGCTGCCGATGTTGCTGTTCAGCATCTGCGCCTTTGTCCGAGGAAGCATCAACTTTGCGTCAG gccCGATCTCAACTGCTCTGCTCAAGAGCGGCGTGCTGCGGGGCGCGGCTGGGGCATACGGTACGACCAACTAC ggcgcgctcctcctcttcacTGGTGCAGTCACGTTTGTTGGCGGGCTCGCAGCCGCATTCTTCCCTCGACGATAG